From the Opitutaceae bacterium genome, one window contains:
- the chrA gene encoding chromate efflux transporter, producing MHERPSVVFLTFLRQGLISFGGPIAHLGYLRDEYVKRRGWVSDAEYADLVALCQFLPGPASSQVVFGLGLRRAGWLGAVLASLGFLLPSAILMIAFGAGAAWTTDSGWAHGLKLAAVAVVAHAVVGMAKNLLRGWLLWLLAAGVGFACLALQSPFAQVGALGVAALVAAGVRRSEIVDTVRVNLAWPTATRIAWGAWLGLLGGAFAIEALVPGTLLDLVGGMYRAGSLVFGGGHVVLPWLETLVVPEWMSRTTFMTGYGAAQAIPGPLFSFAGFVGSAAAGAWIGVACVLAIFVPAWLIVAGGLPWWERLRASAGLRSALAGVNAGVVGLLAATWLVSLAPVAARTLPDIAVATVGFVAIQWFRCPNWLLVGGCAIAGEVLSRFQ from the coding sequence ATGCACGAACGCCCCTCGGTTGTCTTCCTCACCTTCCTGCGCCAGGGACTGATCTCTTTTGGCGGGCCAATCGCGCACCTCGGGTATTTGCGGGATGAATACGTGAAGCGGCGCGGCTGGGTTTCCGACGCGGAATATGCGGACCTGGTGGCTCTCTGCCAGTTCCTGCCGGGGCCTGCCAGCAGCCAGGTGGTGTTCGGGTTGGGATTGCGACGGGCGGGGTGGCTCGGTGCGGTGCTTGCCTCACTTGGCTTTCTGCTACCCTCCGCAATCCTGATGATCGCATTTGGCGCGGGCGCGGCATGGACAACGGACTCGGGCTGGGCGCATGGCCTGAAGCTGGCCGCTGTAGCTGTGGTCGCCCACGCCGTGGTTGGGATGGCGAAGAATCTCCTGCGCGGCTGGCTTTTGTGGTTGCTGGCGGCGGGCGTCGGTTTTGCCTGCCTGGCGCTCCAGTCGCCGTTCGCCCAAGTGGGGGCCCTGGGTGTCGCCGCCCTCGTTGCGGCGGGGGTAAGGCGTAGTGAAATTGTGGATACAGTTCGGGTCAACCTCGCCTGGCCAACTGCCACCCGCATCGCCTGGGGCGCGTGGCTTGGCCTCCTGGGGGGCGCGTTCGCAATAGAAGCGCTCGTGCCCGGGACGCTCCTCGACCTGGTGGGAGGCATGTACCGTGCCGGCTCGCTGGTGTTTGGCGGGGGACATGTCGTTTTGCCTTGGCTGGAGACCCTGGTGGTTCCGGAATGGATGTCGCGCACCACGTTCATGACAGGTTATGGCGCAGCCCAGGCGATACCCGGGCCGCTGTTTTCCTTTGCCGGTTTTGTTGGCTCCGCTGCTGCGGGGGCCTGGATCGGCGTGGCGTGCGTGCTGGCGATCTTTGTGCCAGCGTGGTTGATCGTGGCCGGCGGTCTTCCGTGGTGGGAAAGACTCAGGGCTTCGGCGGGATTGCGAAGTGCCCTTGCCGGTGTGAATGCGGGTGTGGTCGGCCTTCTCGCCGCGACGTGGCTGGTCTCGCTTGCTCCTGTCGCTGCCAGAACCCTGCCCGATATTGCCGTCGCCACCGTCGGATTTGTCGCTATTCAGTGGTTTAGATGTCCCAACTGGCTGCTTGTCGGTGGCTGTGCAATCGCGGGCGAGGTCCTGTCGCGGTTCCAGTGA
- a CDS encoding SDR family oxidoreductase: MRILFIGGTGIISTACTELAVKLGHEVFVMNRGNRGLPQGANALVADLKDPASVQTALEGRTWDAVVNFLAFGPEDVAADIARFSGRTGQYLFISSASAYQRPSRHYLVTEGTPLSNPFWEYSRQKIAAEEVLIRAHREAGFPGVVIRPSLTYSRFQVTLAVNSWAKSYTVVDRMRRGQPVIVPGDGSSLWTITHNTDFAKGLVGLLGNAQTHGHAFHITSDEVMTWDQYYLAVAKAAGVANPNLVHVASDFLAAGAPEMLGTLVGDKATSCVFDNSKIKRFVPGFECTVPYHVGIAETIAWFDADPARRQIDDAANATYDRLLGVYLKAVEEVGRTKI; this comes from the coding sequence ATGCGAATTCTCTTCATAGGTGGCACCGGGATCATTTCCACCGCTTGCACGGAGCTTGCCGTCAAGTTGGGTCACGAGGTGTTTGTCATGAACCGTGGCAACCGTGGCCTGCCGCAGGGCGCGAATGCGCTGGTGGCTGATTTGAAGGACCCGGCGAGCGTACAGACGGCGCTCGAAGGGCGGACTTGGGATGCGGTGGTCAACTTCCTGGCGTTTGGACCAGAAGATGTGGCAGCGGACATTGCACGTTTTTCCGGTCGGACCGGTCAGTACCTGTTCATCAGTTCCGCAAGCGCGTACCAGCGGCCTTCACGCCATTACCTGGTGACCGAAGGCACGCCCCTTTCAAATCCCTTTTGGGAATACTCGCGGCAGAAGATCGCTGCTGAAGAAGTGTTGATTCGCGCACACCGTGAGGCCGGTTTTCCCGGTGTGGTGATCCGGCCCTCGCTCACGTACAGCCGTTTCCAGGTCACGCTTGCGGTCAACAGCTGGGCGAAGAGTTATACCGTGGTGGATCGCATGCGGCGCGGCCAACCGGTGATTGTGCCGGGCGACGGCAGCTCCCTCTGGACAATCACCCATAACACCGATTTCGCGAAGGGCCTGGTGGGGTTGTTGGGGAATGCACAAACCCATGGGCATGCCTTCCACATCACGTCCGATGAAGTGATGACCTGGGACCAATACTACCTCGCCGTGGCGAAAGCGGCCGGGGTGGCGAATCCGAATCTGGTGCACGTTGCGTCGGACTTTCTCGCCGCCGGAGCACCTGAGATGCTTGGCACCCTGGTGGGCGACAAGGCAACTTCATGCGTCTTCGACAACAGCAAGATCAAGCGCTTCGTTCCCGGCTTTGAATGCACCGTGCCCTACCACGTGGGCATCGCGGAGACGATTGCCTGGTTCGATGCTGACCCGGCGCGTCGACAGATCGATGATGCCGCCAACGCGACCTACGACAGGCTGCTGGGCGTGTATTTGAAGGCCGTGGAGGAGGTGGGAAGGACGAAGATTTAA
- a CDS encoding FAD-dependent oxidoreductase has protein sequence MNSPAWLETPLPFFPRLDRNLEVDLIVAGGGITGITAAYLAKKAGLTVALLERDRCVCGETARTTAHLTAATDIRLVNIKETFGLEAAKATWDAGIAAIDRIVANIRAEEIKCDFQWKPGYLIEPMIGDTAGALDEIRRETELAQALQVECELENAVPLFRCFGLRFNHQASFHPRKYLAALLKAIPGEGSHVFEHSPVESGTDDPPTVRSGQFQVQGRLLLVATHEPITGIAPVLKTLLTQTKLAPYTTYVLGAKLPPGSQKPALFWDTVDPYHYLRIDSYPEFDYAILGGADHKTGQEQDTELPYAKLAQVLRHWLPQAEIDYRWSGQVIEPVDGLPFIGENVTGQFIGTGFAGNGMTFGTLTAMMCIDRLLGRTNPWAELFEANRAKVRGGTWTYLTENLDYPYHLIRDRISKAEGHSTDQVPPGEGRILGLDGKKVAAYRDPNGELTLLSPVCTHLKCIVNWNDAEKTWDCPCHGARFKPTGEVISGPAEEKLKSMKEEGGPARSGTGDWREQGSARSGRG, from the coding sequence ATGAATTCTCCCGCCTGGCTGGAAACACCGCTTCCTTTCTTCCCCCGCCTCGATCGCAATCTTGAGGTGGACCTGATTGTAGCTGGCGGAGGAATCACGGGAATCACCGCGGCATACCTGGCAAAGAAAGCGGGCCTCACCGTCGCGCTGCTGGAGCGTGATCGGTGCGTGTGCGGGGAGACCGCCCGCACCACGGCCCACCTCACCGCCGCGACCGACATTCGTCTCGTCAACATCAAGGAGACGTTTGGCTTGGAAGCCGCCAAGGCCACCTGGGATGCGGGCATCGCTGCGATCGACCGCATTGTGGCCAACATCCGGGCCGAAGAGATCAAGTGCGACTTCCAATGGAAGCCGGGCTATCTCATCGAGCCAATGATCGGCGACACCGCAGGAGCCCTTGACGAGATTCGCCGGGAAACAGAACTCGCACAGGCGCTCCAGGTGGAGTGCGAACTAGAGAACGCGGTGCCGCTTTTCAGGTGCTTCGGCCTTCGCTTCAATCACCAGGCGTCCTTCCACCCGCGCAAGTACCTTGCGGCCCTGCTGAAAGCCATCCCCGGGGAGGGCAGCCATGTTTTTGAGCACTCCCCCGTTGAATCGGGCACGGACGATCCGCCCACGGTCCGATCCGGCCAATTTCAGGTGCAAGGCCGGCTGTTGCTCGTCGCCACACACGAACCGATCACGGGCATCGCCCCGGTGCTCAAGACGCTGCTTACCCAGACGAAGCTTGCGCCCTACACCACGTACGTCCTTGGCGCCAAGCTTCCTCCGGGGTCGCAGAAACCGGCACTCTTCTGGGACACGGTCGATCCGTACCATTACCTCAGGATCGATTCGTATCCGGAATTCGACTACGCGATCCTCGGCGGCGCCGACCACAAGACAGGCCAGGAACAGGACACCGAGCTTCCTTACGCGAAACTCGCCCAGGTCCTCCGGCACTGGCTGCCCCAGGCCGAGATCGACTACCGCTGGTCAGGCCAGGTCATCGAACCTGTCGACGGACTGCCCTTCATCGGGGAAAATGTCACCGGACAATTCATCGGCACGGGTTTCGCCGGCAATGGAATGACTTTCGGAACGCTCACCGCGATGATGTGCATCGACAGGCTTTTGGGCCGCACGAATCCGTGGGCCGAGCTCTTTGAAGCCAATCGCGCAAAGGTGCGAGGCGGCACCTGGACCTACCTCACGGAAAACCTCGACTACCCCTACCACCTCATCCGCGACCGGATCTCGAAGGCCGAAGGTCACTCCACCGACCAGGTACCTCCCGGAGAAGGTCGGATTCTCGGGCTCGACGGAAAGAAGGTGGCAGCATACCGAGACCCAAATGGCGAGCTCACCCTCCTGTCCCCCGTGTGCACGCACCTGAAATGCATCGTCAATTGGAACGACGCGGAGAAGACCTGGGATTGCCCTTGCCACGGCGCTCGCTTCAAGCCGACGGGCGAGGTCATTTCCGGGCCGGCGGAGGAGAAATTGAAAAGCATGAAGGAGGAAGGGGGACCGGCGAGATCGGGGACCGGGGATTGGCGAGAGCAGGGATCAGCTAGATCAGGGAGGGGCTAG
- a CDS encoding Gfo/Idh/MocA family oxidoreductase yields the protein MKRTRVAVIGCGSVSTQYLPHVSKCPHAELVSACDAVPGRAEKRAKEYGIPHFFDDEAAFFNGPAFDLLLNLTDMQQHGRINRRALEAGRNVWSEKPLASTYGEGRELLEFARSKGLRLWGAPAVVNSPQFAFMARAINEGKLGQVAAAHGHYGHMGPEWSAFFYEKDGGSLPDLAVYNLATLTGLLGPVKTVVAMLNTLSPKREVENRSNPVNVVAEDNAMVLMEHVNGALSHVQSGFHYYDPHGHEGKGQTKPTVSIVGNRGNMHLIGYDWSPHGVILETDDGKGPQTLCTDPKGFVWQEGGSVVAEALATGTEPLINCEHALHVLEIIEAARESQASGRRVTLKSSFKYPLVG from the coding sequence ATGAAGCGTACACGAGTAGCTGTCATTGGTTGTGGAAGCGTCTCCACCCAATATCTTCCTCACGTCTCGAAATGCCCGCACGCGGAGCTTGTCAGTGCCTGCGATGCGGTCCCCGGCCGCGCGGAAAAACGCGCGAAGGAGTACGGGATTCCGCATTTCTTCGACGATGAGGCGGCTTTCTTCAATGGTCCTGCGTTCGACTTGCTGTTGAATCTCACGGACATGCAGCAGCACGGGCGGATCAACCGCCGCGCGCTGGAAGCAGGTCGCAACGTGTGGAGTGAAAAGCCGCTCGCCAGCACTTATGGCGAGGGCCGCGAGCTTCTCGAGTTCGCCCGCTCCAAGGGCCTCCGTCTGTGGGGCGCTCCCGCCGTCGTGAACAGCCCGCAGTTCGCCTTCATGGCGCGCGCCATCAACGAGGGCAAACTGGGCCAGGTTGCCGCCGCACACGGTCACTACGGACACATGGGGCCGGAATGGTCTGCCTTCTTCTATGAGAAGGACGGCGGAAGCCTGCCTGATCTCGCGGTGTACAACCTGGCGACCCTCACCGGCCTTCTCGGTCCCGTGAAGACGGTCGTGGCCATGCTCAACACGCTTTCGCCGAAACGTGAAGTCGAGAACCGTTCGAACCCGGTTAATGTCGTCGCTGAAGACAATGCCATGGTGCTGATGGAACACGTCAACGGCGCCCTTTCGCACGTGCAGAGCGGCTTCCACTACTATGATCCCCACGGCCACGAAGGTAAGGGCCAGACCAAACCCACCGTTTCGATCGTGGGCAACCGCGGCAACATGCATCTGATCGGCTACGATTGGTCGCCGCACGGCGTGATCCTCGAGACAGATGATGGCAAGGGCCCGCAGACCCTCTGCACTGATCCCAAGGGTTTTGTTTGGCAGGAGGGTGGCTCGGTCGTGGCCGAGGCACTTGCCACGGGCACGGAGCCCCTGATCAACTGCGAACACGCCCTGCATGTACTCGAAATCATCGAGGCGGCACGCGAGTCCCAGGCCTCCGGTCGGCGCGTGACCCTGAAGTCCTCGTTCAAGTACCCGCTCGTCGGCTAA